The following are encoded in a window of Arvicanthis niloticus isolate mArvNil1 chromosome 1, mArvNil1.pat.X, whole genome shotgun sequence genomic DNA:
- the Th gene encoding tyrosine 3-monooxygenase isoform X2, with product MPTPSASSPQPKGFRRAVSEQDAKQAEAVTSPRFIGRRQSLIEDARKEREAAAAAAAAAVASSEPGNPLEAVVFEERDGNAVLNLLFSLRGTKPSSLSRAVKVFETFEAKIHHLETRPAQRPLAGSPHLEYFVRFEVPSGDLAALLSSVRRVSDDVRSAREDKVPWFPRKVSELDKCHHLVTKFDPDLDLDHPGFSDQVYRQRRKLIAEIAFQYKQGEPIPHVEYTAEEIATWKEVYATLKGLYATHACREHLEAFQLLERYCGYREDSIPQLEDVSRFLKERTGFQLRPVAGLLSARDFLASLAFRVFQCTQYIRHASSPMHSPEPDCCHELLGHVPMLADRTFAQFSQDIGLASLGASDEEIEKLSTVYWFTVEFGLCKQNGELKAYGAGLLSSYGELLHSLSEEPEVRAFDPDAAAVQPYQDQTYQPVYFVSESFSDAKDKLRNYASRIQRPFSVKFDPYTLAIDVLDSPHTIRRSLEGVQDELHTLAHALSAIS from the exons ATGCCCACCCCCAGTGCCTCCTCGCCACAGCCCAAGGGCTTCAGAAGGGCCGTCTCAGAGCAGGATGCCAAGCAGGCCGAGGCTGTCACG TCCCCAAGGTTCATCGGACGGCGGCAGAGTCTCATTGAGGATGCCCGAAAGGAGCGGGAAGcggcagcagctgcagcagcggCAGCGGTAGCCTCCTCAGAACCTGGGAACCCACTGGAGGCTGTGGTATttgaggagagggatgggaatGCTGTTCTCAACCTGCTCTTCTCCCTGAGGGGTACAAAACCCTCCTCACTCTCTCGGGCTGTGAAAGTGTTTGAG ACATTTGAAGCCAAAATCCACCACTTAGAGACCCGGCCTGCCCAGAGGCCACTGGCAGGAAGCCCCCACCTGGAGTACTTTGTTCGCTTTGAGGTGCCCAGTGGAGACCTGGCTGCCCTCCTCAGTTCTGTGCGTCGGGTGTCTGACGATGTGCGCAGTGCCAGAGAGGACAAGG TTCCCTGGTTCCCGAGGAAAGTGTCAGAATTGGACAAGTGTCACCACCTGGTCACCAAGTTTGACCCTGACCTGGACCTGGACCATCCG GGCTTCTCTGACCAGGTGTATCGCCAGCGCCGGAAGCTGATTGCAGAGATTGCCTTCCAGTACAAGCA GGGTGAACCAATTCCCCATGTGGAGTACACAGCGGAGGAAATTGCTACCTG GAAGGAGGTATACGCCACGCTGAAGGGCCTCTATGCTACCCACGCCTGCCGGGAGCACCTGGAggctttccagcttctggaacGGTACTGTGGCTACCGAGAGGACAGCATCCCACAGCTGGAGGACGTGTCCCGCTTCTTGAAGG AGCGAACTGGCTTCCAGCTGCGACCCGTGGCCGGTCTACTGTCTGCCCGTGATTTTCTAGCCAGTCTGGCCTTCCGAGTGTTTCAATGCACACAGTACATTCGCCATGCCTCCTCACCTATGCATTCACCTGAGCC GGACTGCTGCCATGAGCTGTTGGGACACGTACCCATGTTGGCTGACCGCACATTTGCCCAGTTCTCCCAG GACATTGGACTTGCATCTCTGGGGGCCTCAGATGAAGAAATTGAGAAACTCTCCACG GTGTACTGGTTCACCGTGGAGTTTGGGCTGTGTAAACAGAACGGGGAGCTGAAGGCTTATGGTGCAGGGCTGCTGTCTTCCTATGGAGAGCTCCTG CACTCCCTGTCAGAGGAGCCTGAGGTCCGGGCCTTTGACCCGGACGCAGCAGCCGTGCAGCCCTACCAAGACCAAACCTACCAGCCAGTGTACTTTGTGTCCGAGAGCTTCAGCGATGCCAAGGACAAGCTCAG gaactaTGCCTCTCGTATTCAGCGCCCATTCTCCGTGAAGTTTGACCCGTACACACTGGCCATCGATGTGCTGGACAGTCCTCACACCATCCGGCGCTCCTTGGAGGGGGTCCAGGATGAACTGCACACCCTGGCCCATGCACTGAGTGCCATTAGCTAA
- the Th gene encoding tyrosine 3-monooxygenase isoform X1 — MPTPSASSPQPKGFRRAVSEQDAKQAEAVTSPRFIGRRQSLIEDARKEREAAAAAAAAAVASSEPGNPLEAVTFEAKIHHLETRPAQRPLAGSPHLEYFVRFEVPSGDLAALLSSVRRVSDDVRSAREDKVPWFPRKVSELDKCHHLVTKFDPDLDLDHPGFSDQVYRQRRKLIAEIAFQYKQGEPIPHVEYTAEEIATWKEVYATLKGLYATHACREHLEAFQLLERYCGYREDSIPQLEDVSRFLKERTGFQLRPVAGLLSARDFLASLAFRVFQCTQYIRHASSPMHSPEPDCCHELLGHVPMLADRTFAQFSQDIGLASLGASDEEIEKLSTVYWFTVEFGLCKQNGELKAYGAGLLSSYGELLHSLSEEPEVRAFDPDAAAVQPYQDQTYQPVYFVSESFSDAKDKLRNYASRIQRPFSVKFDPYTLAIDVLDSPHTIRRSLEGVQDELHTLAHALSAIS, encoded by the exons ATGCCCACCCCCAGTGCCTCCTCGCCACAGCCCAAGGGCTTCAGAAGGGCCGTCTCAGAGCAGGATGCCAAGCAGGCCGAGGCTGTCACG TCCCCAAGGTTCATCGGACGGCGGCAGAGTCTCATTGAGGATGCCCGAAAGGAGCGGGAAGcggcagcagctgcagcagcggCAGCGGTAGCCTCCTCAGAACCTGGGAACCCACTGGAGGCTGTG ACATTTGAAGCCAAAATCCACCACTTAGAGACCCGGCCTGCCCAGAGGCCACTGGCAGGAAGCCCCCACCTGGAGTACTTTGTTCGCTTTGAGGTGCCCAGTGGAGACCTGGCTGCCCTCCTCAGTTCTGTGCGTCGGGTGTCTGACGATGTGCGCAGTGCCAGAGAGGACAAGG TTCCCTGGTTCCCGAGGAAAGTGTCAGAATTGGACAAGTGTCACCACCTGGTCACCAAGTTTGACCCTGACCTGGACCTGGACCATCCG GGCTTCTCTGACCAGGTGTATCGCCAGCGCCGGAAGCTGATTGCAGAGATTGCCTTCCAGTACAAGCA GGGTGAACCAATTCCCCATGTGGAGTACACAGCGGAGGAAATTGCTACCTG GAAGGAGGTATACGCCACGCTGAAGGGCCTCTATGCTACCCACGCCTGCCGGGAGCACCTGGAggctttccagcttctggaacGGTACTGTGGCTACCGAGAGGACAGCATCCCACAGCTGGAGGACGTGTCCCGCTTCTTGAAGG AGCGAACTGGCTTCCAGCTGCGACCCGTGGCCGGTCTACTGTCTGCCCGTGATTTTCTAGCCAGTCTGGCCTTCCGAGTGTTTCAATGCACACAGTACATTCGCCATGCCTCCTCACCTATGCATTCACCTGAGCC GGACTGCTGCCATGAGCTGTTGGGACACGTACCCATGTTGGCTGACCGCACATTTGCCCAGTTCTCCCAG GACATTGGACTTGCATCTCTGGGGGCCTCAGATGAAGAAATTGAGAAACTCTCCACG GTGTACTGGTTCACCGTGGAGTTTGGGCTGTGTAAACAGAACGGGGAGCTGAAGGCTTATGGTGCAGGGCTGCTGTCTTCCTATGGAGAGCTCCTG CACTCCCTGTCAGAGGAGCCTGAGGTCCGGGCCTTTGACCCGGACGCAGCAGCCGTGCAGCCCTACCAAGACCAAACCTACCAGCCAGTGTACTTTGTGTCCGAGAGCTTCAGCGATGCCAAGGACAAGCTCAG gaactaTGCCTCTCGTATTCAGCGCCCATTCTCCGTGAAGTTTGACCCGTACACACTGGCCATCGATGTGCTGGACAGTCCTCACACCATCCGGCGCTCCTTGGAGGGGGTCCAGGATGAACTGCACACCCTGGCCCATGCACTGAGTGCCATTAGCTAA